Part of the Prevotella communis genome is shown below.
CAGTTGCCAACCCTTTGTGAGCACTCTGTAGCGCCAGTCTATTATTCTTACGTGGCGCTTTCGGTAGATGCTCTGCACAATATCTTTTGCCACCGTCTCAGGTTTCATCATCAACGGGTAGGGGAAGTCATCATTCAGCAGTGCTGTATCCACGAATCCAGGGCGGATATCTGTAATTCTGATGTCCAACTTGCGTTGGCGAGCCTGCTGCTCCAGCGCCTGCAGATAAGTGGCCTGCAAGGCCTTAGTGGCTGAGTAGGCAGGCGCAGGTCCCAGTCCCTTGGTGCCTGCAATCGATGAGATGGCAGCAATATGTCCATTGCCCCGTTCTGCGAAATAGCGATAGGCTGTGCCAATCATCCTGGTGAACCCCACGGCATTGGTAGCCATCGTGCGCAGTTCTATATCTTCTGTCAGCGTGCGGTTCTGCTTGCCGATGCCCGAGGCGTGGAAATACAGGTCCATGCCACCAAGTCGCTCTATCAGCATGAGCAGTTGTTCGCCCGCATCCTCTTTTGTCACGTCAATGGTTATCACCTCCACGCGCTCTGGTGCCGTGGCTTTCAGTGTCATCAGTGGTTCCTCTCTGCGTGCTGCCACACCAATATGCCAGCCATCGGCCAGCAGCAGTCGGGCCACTTCCTGTCCTATGCCAGAGCTGGCTCCTACGATAATAGCTTTCTTGTTCATTTTATTGTTCTGATGTTCTGTTGGATGAATACAGTTTGGCAACGAGGGCACCACTGATGTTATGCCATACGCTGAATACGGCGCCGGGGATGGTGGCCAGTGGATAGGCGGCAAAGTGCAGTACAGCCAGTGATGAGGCTAGTCCGCTGTTCTGCATGCCCACCTCAATGCTGAGTGCCACGCACTTTGGTTTCTGCAAGTGCAGCAGTCGTCCCACGGAGAAGCCGATGGCCAGTCCCAGAAGATTATGAATCATCACGATGAGCATCACCAGCAAGCCAGCCGTCAGTACTCTGTCGGCATTGTGTGCCACGATGATACCAACCAATAGTGCTATCATTACCGACGAGAAGGCGGGCAGATAGGGCGTCACACGTCTGGTCACTCTTGGTATGAAACGCTGACAGAGCAGTCCGCCGACTATAGGCGCTATGACTACATAGACGATGCTCATCAGCATGCCTAGTGCATCTACGTCAACCATGGTGCCGGCCAGTGCCCATACCAGCAAAGGTGTGAGCAGTGGGGCCAGTAGCGTGGAGGCGGCAGTCATACCCACCGACAGTGCCAGATCGCCCTTAGCCAGATAGGTGATAACATTTGATGCCGTGCCACCTGGACAACAGCCCACGAGTATCACGCCGATGGCCAGTTCTTCGGGTAGGGCGAAGGCCCATGTCAGTCCCAGTGCCAGCAGGGGCATCACGGTGAACTGTGTCAGGCATCCTATCAGTATATCCTTTGGCCGGCTCAGCACAATCTTAAAGTCCTGTGGCGAGAGTGTCAGTCCCATGCCAAACATGATGATGCCCAGCATCGGGTTGATGACCCACGTACCTATCCACGCCAGTGATGTAGGCACCATCAGCGCCAGTGCTGCCACCAGCACCACCATGGCTCCCATCCATCGGGCTATGAAATCACAAATTGTTTTCATTTGTTATAGAATTGCGTCTTTTTTTCGTTCAATTATGCAAAGTTACGAAAAGTCAAGGGAAAAGCAAATGATTTTCGGATTAATTTCGTATCTTTGCCACCAAAACGCTTAATATTATGGATGCAAAACGAATAATGAAGTATCTGAAGCAGTTGTCGGCCAATAACAGTCGTGAGTGGTTTCAGGCGCATAAAGACGAGTACGATGCTATTCGTGCCGACTTCGAACAGGGTGTGCAACAGGCTATTGTGCGTATCGCCTCGTTCGACCCCTCGGTGGCTCATCTCACGGTGAAGGACTGCACCTATCGCTTCTATCGCGATACCCGCTTCTCCAACGATAAGTCGCCCTATAAGACCCACCTCGGTGCTTATATCGCCGCTCATGGCAAGAAGGCGCTCCATGGCGGCTATTACCTGCATCTGGAGCCTGGTCATTGCATGGTGTGCTGTGGCAACTACTGGTTGCCCACTAATATCCTGACCTCATGTCGCAATGAGATTATGGGCAATATCGACGAGTGGCTCCGCTATGTGCGCAGTCCGGAGTTCCTGAAATACTACGGCAATCCAGAGCCCGGCAGTTTCAAGACCCCTTCCGACGTCTCCAGTTGGGACCAGCCTCAGGGCTTTGGCCTTGAGCGCCTGAAGACCTGCCCCTCCGGCTTCCCCCGCGACTGGGAGTACGTGGAGTATCTGCGCCAGAAGGACTACTGCTGTTGGCACCGTGTGCCCGACACCTTCTTCCAGGGCGACCAGTGGCTGGATGACATGCAGCCCATGCTCCTTGCCGCCAAGCCCATGATGGACATGATGAATGCTGTCATCGATGATTATGAGTAGCAACTGCTAAATCACTTAATTAGGGATAAATTCTCGAGAGAATTTCTTCGCAACTTTACTGTTAAAAAATCTTTAGCCTGCTCTTAGGCAGCAATCACTCTGCTTCTAGCCTGCTCCTAGGCTGCTCCTAGGCTGCTCCGTGGAGCACTCACGAGCGAGGCTAGAAGCAGGCTGTAGTATGGCAAAGTGCTGTCTCGTGCCTGCTTAAGCACATACAGATGCTGCCAGCATGCCAAGGCAAATGATTGTGGCTGCGCAAGTAATGGTAATCATAATTAATGGTTTTATGTTGTTGATAAATGGTTTATTCTTCTCTATATTCCAGGATGTCGCCAGGCTGACAGCCTAACTCGTGACAGATGGCCTCAAGGGTGGAGAAACGTATGGCTTTGGCTTTACCCGTTTTGAGGATAGACAGGTTGGCCAGTGTCAGTCCTACGCGTTCGGCCAGCTCGCTCAATGACATCTTACGCTTGGCCATCTCTACGTCTAAGTTTACAATAATCTTTCCCATAGGCATTTTAAATCGTTAAATCATGTTCCTCCTTCAGCTTCAGACCGATAGAGAAGGCCTCAGCCATAATC
Proteins encoded:
- a CDS encoding SDR family NAD(P)-dependent oxidoreductase — translated: MNKKAIIVGASSGIGQEVARLLLADGWHIGVAARREEPLMTLKATAPERVEVITIDVTKEDAGEQLLMLIERLGGMDLYFHASGIGKQNRTLTEDIELRTMATNAVGFTRMIGTAYRYFAERGNGHIAAISSIAGTKGLGPAPAYSATKALQATYLQALEQQARQRKLDIRITDIRPGFVDTALLNDDFPYPLMMKPETVAKDIVQSIYRKRHVRIIDWRYRVLTKGWQLIPRWLWRRFKI
- a CDS encoding bile acid:sodium symporter family protein; protein product: MKTICDFIARWMGAMVVLVAALALMVPTSLAWIGTWVINPMLGIIMFGMGLTLSPQDFKIVLSRPKDILIGCLTQFTVMPLLALGLTWAFALPEELAIGVILVGCCPGGTASNVITYLAKGDLALSVGMTAASTLLAPLLTPLLVWALAGTMVDVDALGMLMSIVYVVIAPIVGGLLCQRFIPRVTRRVTPYLPAFSSVMIALLVGIIVAHNADRVLTAGLLVMLIVMIHNLLGLAIGFSVGRLLHLQKPKCVALSIEVGMQNSGLASSLAVLHFAAYPLATIPGAVFSVWHNISGALVAKLYSSNRTSEQ
- a CDS encoding DUF2461 domain-containing protein, which translates into the protein MDAKRIMKYLKQLSANNSREWFQAHKDEYDAIRADFEQGVQQAIVRIASFDPSVAHLTVKDCTYRFYRDTRFSNDKSPYKTHLGAYIAAHGKKALHGGYYLHLEPGHCMVCCGNYWLPTNILTSCRNEIMGNIDEWLRYVRSPEFLKYYGNPEPGSFKTPSDVSSWDQPQGFGLERLKTCPSGFPRDWEYVEYLRQKDYCCWHRVPDTFFQGDQWLDDMQPMLLAAKPMMDMMNAVIDDYE
- a CDS encoding helix-turn-helix domain-containing protein; this translates as MGKIIVNLDVEMAKRKMSLSELAERVGLTLANLSILKTGKAKAIRFSTLEAICHELGCQPGDILEYREE